The following are encoded in a window of Clarias gariepinus isolate MV-2021 ecotype Netherlands chromosome 8, CGAR_prim_01v2, whole genome shotgun sequence genomic DNA:
- the LOC128529297 gene encoding tapasin-like: MKDISTIYKLSVIAFALLEGVCTSSRCSVLECWFVQERPGGGGFSAGMSQEKAALYIRTDSEKIEQKSPSDIDPSRIYYVSDPASTFCSAALHPPEGTVNKPQCEINPFNPQASMVKWAAPLTASAQSPIYLHADWFSVAAQGLNKELTLANVMRAPSGSKEPSVILSVSSKTSAVQSRLGEPVLLDCGFWVNPSSPLHDSGFAVEWRYQFRGEGRLIVAYDGKNDRFAESSETDGDLDIVGLYKTGNASLVLKEAQVRHVGTYICTVYLPHLLAQVALELEIVEPPSLAVYPSPLPLSVPGQVVTVHCEASGFYPLSLDLDWEFTDAEGKKRSLGQGSVTGHRQARDGTFSQSSRLELDSYKMDLGRGGELSCVAKHQGGTRRAMVAVNVIGVSAPSIEDSMAMVAVALVLYGVIKVFFWTFSSNGSSNGEPDNKKEK, encoded by the exons ATGAAGGATATTTCAACAATATATAAACTCTCAGTGATTGCATTTGCGCTGTTGGAGGGTG TGTGTACTAGTTCAAGATGCTCGGTGCTGGAGTGCTGGTTTGTTCAGGAGAGGCCGGGTGGTGGAGGTTTCTCAGCGGGAATGAGCCAGGAGAAAGCCGCACTTTACATCAGAACCGACAGCGAGAAGATTGAACAGAAATCTCCATCAGACATCGACCCTTCCAGAATTTACTATGTTTCTG ATCCTGCGTCTACTTTCTGCAGCGCTGCCCTCCATCCACCAGAGGGCACTGTGAACAAACCACAGTGTGAGATAAACCCTTTCAACCCTCAAGCCTCCATGGTAAAATGGGCTGCTCCTCTGACCGCCTCCGCACAAAGCCCTATCTACCTGCATGCAGACTGGTTTTCAGTAGCAGCACAAGGTCTTAACAAAGAGCTGACACTGGCGAACGTGATGCGGGCACCGTCTGGGTCCAAAGAGCCGAGCG TAATCCTCAGCGTCTCTAGTAAAACATCCGCCGTTCAGTCCAGACTGGGAGAGCCGGTTCTCCTCGACTGTGGGTTCTGGGTCAACCCGTCTTCACCTCTTCATGACTCTGGTTTTGCTGTGGAGTGGCGCTACCAGTTCCGGGGTGAAGGCAGACTGATCGTGGCCTACGACGGAAAGAATGATCGCTTCGCAGAGTCCTCTGAGACAGATGGTGACTTGGACATCGTGGGACTTTATAAGACAGGAAACGCATCGCTGGTTCTAAAAGAGGCCCAAGTGAGGCATGTCGGGACATACATCTGTACCGTTTACTTGCCTCACCTTCTGGCTCAGGTAGCATTAGAGCTGGAAATTGTGG AGCCTCCATCGCTAGCAGTCTACCCCTCCCCTCTGCCACTGTCTGTCCCGGGGCAGGTGGTCACGGTCCACTGCGAGGCCTCCGGTTTCTACCCCCTGTCTCTGGACCTGGACTGGGAGTTTACTGATGCTGAGGGAAAGAAGCGATCGCTCGGTCAGGGCAGCGTGACAGGCCACAGACAGGCCAGAGATGGGACCTTCAGCCAAAGCTCTCGCCTAGAGCTCGACTCATATAAGATGGACCTCGGACGGGGCGGAGAGCTCAGCTGCGTAGCCAAACACCAGGGAGGAACTCGACGTGCCATGGTGGCTGTGAATGTCATCG gtGTCAGTGCGCCATCCATTGAGGACTCCATGGCGATGGTCGCAGTGGCTCTTGTACTTTACGGTGTAATAAAGGTCTTTTTCTGGACTTTCAGCTCTAATG GCTCAAGCAATGGAGAACCCGATAATAAG AAGGAAAAATAA